A section of the Oryzias latipes chromosome 10, ASM223467v1 genome encodes:
- the LOC101165650 gene encoding matrix metalloproteinase-17: protein MKLWIIFLLLSHGLMKAASSAGVTPTTSSEARPKPTEDGSTMLVNWLTKYGYLPPSDPSTGQLQAWTAVTKALRAMQKFAGLKDTGVLDEETVALMKSPRCSLPDEEESLKSSAHEEGKEARRKRSTVSMWTRRNINWRVQSYPSSSHLSREMIRSLVFYALRVWADPIPLEFHEVGSPESADLQVDFLHGYHGDSYPFDGAGGAVGHAFFPSDPARAGGVHLDSEEQWVFRQPDSEGTDLFTVLIHEFGHALGLTHSSSRHSVMRPYYQGPAGDPLHYRLGHQDLEYITQLYGRRNQPLASETPRLTADPQLRHRSNPPHHPHHHHHHHHHRHGPSIDRCNTSFDAVAKIRGETFFFKGLTMWRVNSGGLVSRRGSSVRRLWRALPPDLPQLEAVLERPSDNAILFISGSQLWLFRDLSLQDGYPQPLPHLGMGVSLPRGDGEDKEEKEPQRWGLQWDTEEGPVWGKLGDGQKQEDVWSQLIQEGVNGITTDSDGSIYIFKEDSYWKFKSPGSAPLQGYPRSSAADWLDCADASPLPSVGDISLVSPAGRQELRERRRDEEKEEEAVRRRNRHEHEPKYRQDAALYSWTQCTCQSGALSHSSGPLTCVYLLTTWILLNF, encoded by the exons atgaaGCTGTGGATTATTTTCCTCTTACTGAGCCATGGATTGATGAAAGCAGCCTCTTCTGCTGGTGTGACCCCAACGACCTCTTCTGAGGCGAGGCCGAAGCCCACTGAAGATGGCAGCACCATGCTGGTG AACTGGTTGACAAAGTATGGCTACCTGCCACCTTCAGACCCTTCCACAGGTCAGCTGCAGGCCTGGACAGCTGTCACTAAGGCCCTCAGAGCCATGCAGAAGTTTGCAGGCCTCAAAGACACTGGAGTTTTAG ATGAAGAAACCGTGGCGCTGATGAAAAGTCCACGTTGTTCTCTCCCTGATGAGGAGGAGTCATTGAAATCGTCGGCTCACGAAGAGGGAAAAGAGgccaggaggaagaggagtacGGTCTCAATGTGGACCCGCAGGAACATTAACTGGAG GGTCCAGTCTTATCCCTCCTCTTCTCATCTGTCCCGTGAGATGATTCGCTCGCTGGTCTTCTATGCTCTCAGAGTGTGGGCGGATCCCATCCCCCTGGAGTTTCATGAG GTGGGCAGTCCAGAGTCAGCTGACCTGCAGGTGGACTTCCTCCATGGTTACCACGGGGACAGCTATCCCTTTGATGGGGCAGGGGGTGCGGTCGGCCACGCGTTCTTCCCTTCAGACCCCGCCCGGGCGGGCGGGGTCCACCTGGATTCAGAGGAGCAGTGGGTTTTCAGGCAACCAG ACTCAGAGGGAACCGACCTGTTCACGGTTCTGATCCATGAGTTTGGCCATGCTCTGGGCCTGACTCATTCGTCCTCCAGGCACTCTGTGATGCGGCCGTATTACCAAGGCCCTGCAGGAGATCCCCTTCACTACCGCCTGGGACACCAGGATCTGGAGTACATCACCCAGCTCTACG GGAGACGGAATCAGCCGCTCGCTTCGGAAACTCCTCGCCTCACAGCAGACCCTCAGCTGCGCCACAGGAGCAACCCTCCTCaccatcctcaccatcatcatcatcatcatcatcacagacATGG TCCTTCCATAGACCGCTGTAACACCAGTTTTGATGCCGTGGCAAAGATCAGAGGAGAAACTTTCTTCTTCAAAG GTCTGACCATGTGGCGAGTCAACAGTGGGGGGTTGGTGTCGAGGCGGGGGTCTTCGGTCAGGAGGCTGTGGAGGGCACTGCCGCCTGACCTGCCCCAGCTTGAGGCGGTGCTAGAGAGGCCTTCTGACAACGCCATCCTCTTCATCAGTG GCTCGCAGTTATGGCTGTTCAGAGACCTGTCCCTGCAGGATGGCTACCCCCAGCCCCTGCCTCACCTCGGGATGGGGGTCAGTTTGCCGAGAGGAGACGGGGAggataaagaagaaaaggaaccTCAGAGGTGGGGTTTGCAATGGGACACAGAGGAGGGACCGGTGTGGGGAAAGCTAGGAGACGGACAGAAGCAAGAAGACGTGTGGTCTCAGCTGATCCAGGAGGGCGTAAACGGCATCACCACAGACAGTGACG GCTCCATCTACATCTTTAAAGAAGATTCCTACTGGAAGTTCAAGTCTCCAGGTTCTGCGCCTCTGCAGGGATACCCACGATCCTCTGCTGCGGACTGGCTGGACTGCGCGGACGCTTCACCCCTACCCAGTGTGGGTGACATCTCCCTCGTGTCGCCTGCGGGAAGGCAGGAGCTCAGGGAGCGACGAAGGGacgaggaaaaggaggaggaagctGTCAGAAGAAGAAACAGACACGAACATGAACCCAAATACAGACAGGACGCCGCGCTGTACAGCTGGACGCAGTGCACGTGCCAAAGTGGAGCTCTGAGTCACAGCAGCGGACCATTGACTTGTGTCTATCTCCTCACGACATGGATACTTTTGAATTTCTAA